Within the Maribacter sp. BPC-D8 genome, the region AAAAGTACTTTTATAGAACAATTTGGTGGCATACTAACCAATTTAGGTAAAAAGGTCGCCGTGCTTACCGTAGATCCTTCTAGCAGCAGAACAAAAGGTAGTATACTAGGTGACAAAACTCGTATGGAAGAGTTGGTTAAAAACCCTAATGCATACATAAGACCTTCAGCTTCTGGCTCTTCATTAGGTGGCGTTACCCGTAAAACAAGAGAGAGCATTCTTATTTTAGAAGCGGCAGGTTTTAATTGCATTTTAATTGAAACTATTGGTGTTGGACAAAGCGAAACCGCTGTTCACGATATGGTAGATTTCTTTCTATTATTGAAACTGGCTGGTGCAGGTGATGAGTTACAAGGTATAAAAAGAGGCATTATTGAAATGGCAGATGCTATTGTTATTACAAAAGCGGACGGAGATAATATAAAACGAACGGATTTTGCTAGGATGGAATTTACTCGAGCATTACATATGTTTCCGCCCAAAGAAAATGGTTGGACTCCGGAAGTGCTGACCTGTTCTGCAATTGAAAAT harbors:
- the meaB gene encoding methylmalonyl Co-A mutase-associated GTPase MeaB, which produces MNLANLTTSEFLEGIYANNVAIVSKAITIVESTKPEHRIIANEIIAGCISKKHDSIRIGITGVPGAGKSTFIEQFGGILTNLGKKVAVLTVDPSSSRTKGSILGDKTRMEELVKNPNAYIRPSASGSSLGGVTRKTRESILILEAAGFNCILIETIGVGQSETAVHDMVDFFLLLKLAGAGDELQGIKRGIIEMADAIVITKADGDNIKRTDFARMEFTRALHMFPPKENGWTPEVLTCSAIENRGLDEIWQLIDTYCEDMKASGYFNANRQQQNENWLIQYLEQELLTEFYQHPKTKEMLPQLKKEVISGNISPFLAAEKLLKALKQH